The Ancylobacter sp. WKF20 genome contains a region encoding:
- a CDS encoding class 1 fructose-bisphosphatase encodes MTRPTLHDHLEGWSQTNALRRDVAAAIRALAGAGIRISELLAAGPLAGQLATVRGYHEDGDSQKELDVIADDLVREALRAAPVALYGSEEAEAAEPLNEAGTLAVAVDPLDGSSNIDANMTVGTIFSILPHVGPDALLQPGSAQLAAGFLIYGPQTSLVLTVGAGTQIFVLERASGEFLLAEPQAQVAPETGEYAVNGSNERHWDPAIRSYVDDCRAGADGPRAKDFNTRWVASMVADVYRILVRGGVYLYPGDARQGYHTGRLRLVYEANPVAFLLEQARGAATDGHDPILALQPTHLHQRVPLVFGSRSEVECIARYHHNASAMPERSPLFGRRGLLRA; translated from the coding sequence ATGACACGCCCGACGTTGCACGACCACCTTGAGGGGTGGTCGCAGACGAACGCCCTGCGCCGCGACGTCGCGGCCGCGATCCGCGCCCTTGCCGGCGCTGGTATCCGAATTTCCGAGCTTCTCGCCGCCGGTCCCCTCGCGGGGCAGCTTGCGACCGTGCGCGGCTATCACGAGGACGGTGACAGCCAGAAGGAACTCGACGTCATCGCCGACGATCTGGTGCGCGAGGCGCTGCGCGCCGCGCCGGTGGCGCTATACGGTTCCGAGGAGGCCGAGGCGGCCGAGCCGCTGAACGAGGCCGGCACGCTGGCCGTCGCGGTCGATCCGCTGGACGGCTCCTCCAACATCGACGCCAACATGACCGTTGGCACGATCTTCTCGATCCTGCCGCATGTCGGCCCGGACGCGCTGCTGCAGCCCGGCAGCGCCCAGCTCGCCGCTGGCTTCCTGATCTACGGGCCGCAGACCTCGCTGGTGCTCACCGTGGGCGCGGGCACGCAGATCTTCGTGCTGGAGCGGGCGAGCGGGGAGTTCCTGCTGGCCGAGCCGCAGGCGCAGGTCGCGCCCGAGACCGGCGAGTACGCGGTCAACGGCTCGAATGAGCGGCACTGGGATCCGGCGATCCGTTCCTATGTCGATGATTGCCGGGCGGGCGCCGACGGTCCGCGGGCGAAGGATTTCAACACCCGCTGGGTCGCCTCCATGGTGGCCGATGTCTACCGCATCCTCGTGCGCGGCGGCGTCTATCTCTATCCGGGCGATGCGCGCCAGGGCTACCACACCGGCCGGCTGCGCCTCGTTTATGAAGCGAACCCCGTCGCCTTCCTGCTGGAGCAGGCCCGGGGCGCGGCGACCGACGGTCACGATCCGATCCTCGCGCTTCAGCCGACCCATCTGCACCAGCGCGTGCCGCTTGTGTTTGGCTCGCGCAGCGAGGTCGAGTGCATCGCCCGCTATCACCACAACGCATCCGCCATGCCCGAACGCTCGCCGCTGTTCGGGCGCCGCGGCCTCTTGCGCGCCTGA